GGGGACGCCCCGCGGGACTGAGCGGGGACGGGGGGAGGATGAGATCCCTGTTGTGGGCGTGCACCGCCCTTGCGGTGTCCTGCACGGTGACGACGGCGGGCGAACGGGCGAAGCCCGACCTGCGCACCTTCCCCGAGGAACTCGAGAAGTTCCTGCTGCGGCAGCTGCAGCTCGAAGGACTCGACGGCGCATCGGCGGTCCGGGCCCTGCCGGCCGCGAGAACCGAAGGCACGATCGCCGGCGCCGGCCTCGCCGAGGTCCCGAGCGCCGAGATCGCCCTCGACCTCACGCTGGCGACGCAGGGGGCCTTCGACCGGCAGGCCGTCGTCCTCGGCCGTCCCGGGACCCCGGTCTGTGTCGTGGAGATCGAGGACCACCGGCTCCGCTCGCTGCGCTCGTTCGACGGCGGCGCGACGTTCGCGCCCGCCGTCGACGTCTCCGGCGGCGCGGGGGCCGGCGCCGTGGTCGAGCTCGCCGCCGCCCTCGCGTCGGACGGAAAGGTCTACGCGGCGTGGAGCTTCGCGGACCCGGCGGGCGATCGCGGGCTGCGCTTCGCGCGCTCGAGCGACGGCTGCCAGTCGTGGAGCTCCCCGACCGAGCTCGTGGCGGGCGGCTCCGCGGCGCTGGGAGTGACGCTGCCCGCCGTGGCGACCGGCGCGTCGGGGCGCGTCGCCGTCGCGTTCGTCGGGAGGAACGGCTTCGCGGCGTACGTCGCCGCGTCCGCGGACTCCGGGGCGACGTGGAGCGGTCCCGTCCGTGTCGACGCCGGCTCGGGAGCGTCCTCGTACGCCGTCACCGGAATCGACGTCGCGATCGACGCGGCGTCCCACCGGATCCTCGCCGCCTTCGCCCAGAACCGTGGGACCACGTCGTCGATCTGGCAGACGCGGTCGACGGACGGCGGCGCGACCTTCGCGGCCGAGCAGAACCTCGACGCGATCACCGCGAACAAGGCGGGCTCGGACCTGCCGAACGTGGAGGTCGTCGCGAACGGGGTCGTGTTGATCGCGTACTGGGACGACATCGGCAACAACAGCGTCTTCGTCGCGCGCAGTGAGGACGGCGGCGGGACCTATTCGGCCGCCTGGGACGACCCCGCGGGTTCCTCCGCGCGCAAACCCCCCCTCGTCCTGGCGTACGATCCCGCCGCCTCCACCATCCAGCTGGCGTTCGCCTACAACAATTCCCTCTGGCACACCCGCTCCACCGACGACGGGGCGACCTTCGACGTCCTGGCGGTCCTGAGCTCCACGGCCGACGCCGATCCTCGCGGCTCTCGCCCGGCCCCGCCGCCGGCGATCGCGCGCACGGAGAGCGGGACGTGGGTCCTCGCCTGGTCCGACACCCGTTCCGACGCCTACGCCGACACCCGCAGCGACGTCTACGTGCGTCGATCGACGGACGGCGGCGCGACGTGGCAGGCGGATCTTCGCGCGGACACCGACGCGGCCGGCGCCGCCGGCTCGCAGCTGTCCGGCGTGGCGGCGACCGGCGGCGACGCCTTCTTCGCCGGCTGGATCGATCGCAGGAACGGGTCGGGGCGCGACGAGGACCTCTACGCCAACCGCTGGGCCGGAGCGTTCGGGAGCGACTACCGGATCGACACGGACGCCGCCACCGCCTCCGCGGCGGTGCTGGGGGACCCTGTGGTCGCGACCGACGGCGCCAACGGGGTCTACGTCGCCTTCACCGCGAAGGGGAACGGCCACGAATACGACGTCTGGGTCGCGCGCAGCAACGACGGGGGGTACACCTTCCCGGGCGCGGTGCGCGTCGGCTCCAACCCGGCGGGGCAGCGCGTGCAGGCGGTGCCGTATCTCGCCGCGACCTCGGATGGGCGCGTCTACCTCGTCTACTACGGCGACAACCCCGCGACCGGGGAGCGCGAGCTGCGATTCAACCGCTCCCTCGACTTCGGGGTGACGTGGTCGCCGCTCGACACGATCCTCGACTCCTGGCCCCAGACCCCGGGATACGTCGTGCCGAGCTTCGACTACCCCAACGTGCAGCTCGTCTCGCCGGGCGCCGGCGCCGTCTACGTCGCCTGGTCGGACAACGTGAACGTCTTTCTGGCCCGCTCGTTCGACGGCGGCGCGACGTTCAGCACCGCCGACGTCGACCAGGACGCGCGGGGGTACAACCGCCACCCGGCGCTGTGCGCGCAGGGGAACCAGATCGTCCTCGCGATCATGGCCCCCAAGGTCGCCTTCGACTACTTCAGCGTCTGGGGGACGGTCAGTACGAACCAGGGAGCCTCGTGGAGCTCCCTCGCGCAGCTGCGCTCGGAGTCGACCGCGGAGCGCGGGGTCCTCCCCGTCGTCGCCTGCGACGGGTCGAACAAGGCCGCCGTCGTCTGGATGGACCGGCGCGACGGCGCGTCGTACGTGTTGCGCTCGAACCGGTGGACCGGGTCGGCGTGGGGAGGCGACGTCGCGGTGAGCGGCCCCGCGGGGGTGCAGCACTTCTACCCGCGTATCGCCTACGCGGGAGCGACGAAGCCGATCGTGGTCTACCAGGACCTCAACGGCTCGGTCTACGCGTCCCGCTCCTCGGATTCCGGGGCGAGCTTCCCGGCCTACGTCCGACTCGACGCGACGGCTCCGGATCCCGCGCAGGTCTCGGACACGCCCCGGATCGCCTCCGACGGCAACGACGCCTGGACCTTCTGGATCGAGCGGAGCGCCGGAGAACGCTCGGTCGTCGCGCGCGTGACCCGAGACGGCGGCGTGAACTTCGACGCGGTGCGGCGGATCGACCGGGAGACGCCGCAGGGGGCCTTCTACAACGGGTACTACGTCATCAACGCCGCGCCGGCGGCGGTCGCCGACGCGGGATTCCTGGCGTGGGCGGGGGTCCGCGGGGACGGTCGGCGGGACGTCCTGGTGAACGTCGTCGACCTCGACGACGCCGATCGGGACGGGGCCGCGACCGCCACGGACTGCGACGACTCCGACCCCGCGTCTCGCGCGGTGCCGTCGGAGGTGGCGGCGCTGGCCCTTTCCAAGGTCGGCTCCACGACGCGTCTGAACTGGACGTCGCAGGACGGGTCCGCGGGAGCGGGGACCTCCTACGAGGTCAAGTCCGGGTCGATCGCGCAACTGCGAGGCACCGGCGGCTTTGCGGACGCGGTCTGCGTGGGCGCGGCCGTCGCCGATCCGCCCTTTGACGACCCGCGCGACCCGCCGGCCGTGGGCGCCGGTTACTACTACCTCCTGCGGGCTCGGAACGGCTGCGGGACGGGGACGTTCGGCGACTCGGGAAGGAGCCCCGATCCGCGCGACGGCCTCGACGCGGGGGCGGCGTGCCCGTGAGGGCCCGCGCGGGGGCGGTCCCCGGGCCGTTTCTTCGTTGACTTGACCGGCTGCCCGCCGCGCGGCTAGCGTGCCCGCCGTCATGCTGACCGTAGGAGGGGAGGCGCCCACCCCGGTACTGGATCGGGCGTCCGAGGCGGCGCCCCGACGGAGTTGGCGCACGTGGCTGTTCGGCCGACCGCTTCCCAACGCGGCGGCCGAACACGAGTCCGTCAACAAGACGGTCGGCCTCGCGGTCTTCTCCTCCGACGCCCTCTCGTCCACCGCCTACGCGACCCAGGAGATCCTCATCATCCTGGCCGCCGCGGGGTCCGCCGCCCTCGCGTTCTCCTTCCCCATCGCGATCGCCATCGCCGGGCTGATGGCGATCGTCACCGTGTCGTATCGGCAGACGATCTACGCCTATCCGGACGGAGGCGGGGCCTACACCGTCTCCCGCGACAACCTCGGGGAGTTCCCGGCGCAGATCGCGAGCGCGGCGCTCCTCACCGACTACATCCTCACGGTCGCCGTGTCGATGTCGTCGGGGGTCGCGCAACTCGCGTCGGCGTTCCCGCCGCTGCAGGAACACAAGGTGCTCGTCGCCGTGATCTTCGTCGCCGCCGTGACGGTGATCAACCTGCGCGGCGTGCGCGAGTCGGGGGCGATCTTCGCGATCCCCACCTACGCGTTCGTCTTCGCGATGACGACGACCGTCGGGCTCGGGCTCTGGCGCGCGTTCTCGGGAACGCTCGCTTCCGTCGAGAATCCGCCGCCGCTTCAGTTCCACGGGGAGCACACGGCGATCACGGCGTTCCTGATCCTGCACGCGTTCTCGAGCGGGACCGCCGCCCTCACGGGGATCGAGGCCATCTCGAACGGCATCACCGCGTTCCGGAAGCCTCGCAGCCACAACGCGGCGATCACGCTCCTGTGGATGTCGACGATCCTGGGGACGTTGTTCCTCGGCATCACCTACCTCGCGCGCTCGATCGGCGCCGTCCCCTCCGAGACCGAGACCGTGATCTCCCAACTCGCGCGGACCGTGCTCGGCGGGTCGGGGCTTCCCTACCTGTTCGCGATCGCGACGACGACGCTGATCCTGATCATGGCGGCGAACACCGCGTTCAACGGCTTCCCGAGACTCTCCGCGCTGCAGGCGGCCGACGGGTACCTCCCCAAGCAGCTCACCTACCGCGGGAGCCGGCTCGTCTTCTCGCGGGGGATCATCGTCCTCGCCTTGACCGCGTCGCTACTGATCTGGGCGTTCGACGCGAGCGTCACCGCCCTCATCCCGCTCTACGCCATCGGGGTCTTCCTCTCCTTCACGCTTTCGCAGGTCGGGATGACGCGCAGGCTCTGGAAGTCCGGCCGCCTCGCCCCCGGCGAGACGCGCGCGGAGCGGGGCTCGACCCTGGAGCACGATCCCGGCTGGCGCCTCAAGCTGGCGATCAACGCCTTCGGCGCGACCTGCACCGCGACCGTGACGATCGTCTTCGCGGTGACGAAGTTCCGGGACGGCGCATGGATCGTGATCGTCCTGATCCCGCTCCTCATCGGGGTCTTCTACGCGATTCACCGGCATTACCGCGACCTCGCGGGACGCCTCGCGCTCGACCCGTTCGGCTCGCCCCCGCGCGTCGCGCGACACCGCGTCATCGTCCCGGTGAGCTCGGTCCACCGCGGCACGGTCGCCGCGCTGCGGTACGCCCGGGCCCTCTCGGACGACATCACCGCGGTGCACGTGACCTCCGACGCCGAATCGCTCGAGCGTTTCCGCGGCGACTGGTCGCGGTGGGGGGACGGCGTGCGCCTGGTCGTCCTCGACTCGCCTTACCGCCTGCTGATCGAGCCGCTGCTCGACTACGTCCGCACGGTCACCGCGTGCATGCGGCCCAACGAGGTCCTCACGATCGTCGTGCCGCAGTTCGTGCCGCGACGCCGGTGGCACAACCTGCTGCACGCGCAGACCGCCGCGTTCCTGCGCCTGGCCCTGATGTTCCGGCGCGGGATCGTCATCACGAGCGTTCCCTACCACGTCCGCGAGGATCGGGAGCGCGACCGAGGTTCGGCATGAAGATCGTCGTCGTCGGCTGCGGCCGCGCGGGGGCGGAGCTCGCGGTGCGCATGTCGCGCAGCGGGCACGAGGTCACGGTGATCGACGGGTCGGGGATGGCGTTCGCCAACCTCCCTCCGGAGTTCCGCGGCCGCACGATCCAGGGGGACGCCCTCGCGGAGGGGACGCTCGCGTCGGCGGGGGCGGGACAGGCGGACGGCCTGGCGGCCGTCACCGCCTCCGACGCGGTCAACGCCGTCGTCGCCCACGCCGCCCGCGCGATCTTCGGGGTGAAACGCGTCGTCGTCCGCAGCTACGCGCCCAGCCGCGAGTCGATCCACGAGGCTTTCGGCCACCACGCCATCAGCTCGACGATGTGGGGCGCGCAGCGCCTCGAGGAACGCCTCGAGGACGAGGTGGGCGAGAGCGAGGCCTCGCTCGGCTCGGGGGAGGTCCGCGTCTGGCGCGTGGCGATCCCCGACGGGGCTCCGGCGAGGACGCTCCCGCTGCGCGGCGACGGATACGCGATCGTCGCCCTCACGCGCAAGGGCTCGACGTCGATCCCCGCCGACGCGGTCGACGCGGTCGCCGGCGACGTCCTCCACGTCGCGTGCGCCCCCGACCGCCTGGGTGCGGCGCGCCGCTCCCTAGCCGGCGAAGGGGGGCGTTGACATGCTGGTCGTGATCGCCGGAGGGGGCCGGACCGGCGCGACCCTCGCCGCGGTGCTCCTCCACCAGGGACACGACGTCCGCGTGGTCGAGCATCGTGCCGACGTCCTGGCGCACCTTCACCGCGAGCTCCCCACCGAGAAGATCGTCCAGGGGAGCGCCTTCAACCCCGAGGTCCTCGTCAACGCCGACATCGCGAAGGCCGACGGGATCGCGGCGTGCCTTCCGGACGACGCGGACAACCTCGCGGTGTGTTTCCTCGCCCGCACGCGCTTCGCGGTGCCGCGCACGATCGCGTGCATCAACAACCCGCGCTGCGCGTGGCTGTTCTCGGCGACCTTCCAGGTGGACGTCGCGCTCAATCAGGCCCAGATCCTCGCGAGCCTGATCCAGGAGGAGGTGTCGCTGGGCGACATGATGACCCTCCTGAAGATCCGTCGCGGGAAGTACTCCCTCGTGGAGGAGAAGATTCCGAAGGGCGCCCCCGCCGACGGCATGGCGATCAAGGACCTCCCCCTCCCGCCCGGCGCCGTCATCGCGGCGGTGCTGCGTCGGGGGGAGATGGTGATCCCGCGCGGCGCGGTCGTGCTCGAGGCCGACGACGAGATCCTCGCGATCTGCGACGCCGAGGCCGCGCGCCAGCTCGCCGTGCTCTTCGGGGCCAAGCCGGCCCGACCGTCGGCGTGATCGAAGTCTCGCTGGAGGTCCCGCTCGCGGCGTTCGAGCTCCGGGTCGAGTTGTCCACTCCCGCGAAGGCGATCGGGGTCTTCGGTCCTTCGGGCGCGGGGAAGACCTCGCTCGTCGAGGCGATCGCGGGGCTCAGGCGCGAAACGAGGGGCCGGATCGCCGTCGAGGGGAACGTCTGGCAGGACGACGCGAAGAGGATCTTCGTTCCGCCGGAGACGCGAGGCTCCGGGTACGTCCCACAGGACGTGGCGCTGTTCCCGCACCTCGACGTGAAGGGGAACCTCCTCGCCTCGACGCGCGCGACGCCGGACGGCCTTTTCGACACCGTCGTCGGAACGCTCGAGCTCGCCCCGCTCCTGGCGCGCGACGTGAAAGACCTGTCGGGGGGCGAGCGGCGTCGCGTGGCCCTCGGCCGCGCGTTGTGCTCGCGGCCGAAGCTGCTCCTGCTCGACGAGCCCCTCGCGGGTCTCGACGCCTCGCTTCACGGCCGCGTGGTCGCGTTCCTGCGCCGGGTCCTCGAGACGTTCCCCGTCCCGATGCTCCTCGTTTCCCACGACCCCGCGACCGTGCAGGCGTTGTGCGAGACGCTGATCGTGATCGAGCGGGGACGCGTGCGGGCGCACGGCACGCCGCGGGAGGTGCTGGCGTCGCCGTCGGTCTTCCCGCTCGCGCTCGCGGAGGGGTTCCGCAACCTCGTCCCGTGCCGCCCCGTCTCACGATCGGGCGGTCAGGCGGTCGTCCGACTGGGAGAGACGGGGGAGGGCCCGGAGATCCACGTCCTCGGCGAAGACCTTCCCGAGGAGCCGCGCCTGCTGGGGCTCCGCGCGACCGACATCCTCCTCGCGATCGAGGCGCCGCGCGGGCTCTCGGCCCGGAACGTCCTGCCCGCGGTTGTGGTCGCGATCGACGCCGTGGGAGGCGCTCGCCTCTGCCGCTGCGCCGTGCCGGGGACCTCGGTCGAGATCGCCGCGGAGCTGACCCCCGAGGCATGCGACGAGCTGGGGCTCGCCCCCGGGAAAGCGGTGCACCTCGTCGCGAAATCGGCGGCATGTACGGTGTGGTGACCGTACAAATCCCCGACCGATCCGACTTCGGGGGGGTATCTGTGCGTCTTCGCCCGACCTTCGCGCTGGTGTGCTGCGTTCTCTTCGTTTCCGGCTGCGTCTCGAGCCTTCGGCCTCCCTCGACGCGGCCCCCCGCCGCGGCGGTGAAGGAGGAGAAGAAGAAAGGGCCTCCGCCCCGCCGGGACGACCTCGGCCCGGGGGTCAAGCAGCGCAGCCCGCAACCCGACGCCCTTCCGGGGGCCGACGCGCGGGTGAACCAGGACTCCTCCGGCCAGAACCAGAACGAGACCTCGGTCGCGGTGAGCCCGGCGGACCCGAACCGCGTGGTCGGCGCGTGGAACGACTACTTCATCCGGACGCCGGGGCAGAACACCGTCATCGGCTACGGATGGACCACCGACGGCGGCCAGACCTGGCAGTCCGACCGGATCAATTTCTCCACGATCCCCTCGACGACTTCCACCGGCGACCCCGTGATCGTGGCGGACTCGATCGGCACCTTCTACATGGGCATCCTCGCTTACAGCGGGTCGGGAGCCGGGATCCTGGTCGCCCGCTCGACCGACGGCGGCGTGACCTTCGCCGAGCCGGTGCGCCTGGACAACGGCGGCGACAAGGAATACCTCGCCGTCGACTACCGGAACGACCACGCCTACACGGTCTGGGAGAACACGGGCTCCCTCGGAAACCAGGGGATCTACGTCTCCAAGACCACCGACCGCGGCCTGAGCTGGTCGACGCGGCGGCAGATCTCGACGAACAACGGCGGCACGAACAACGGCGCGACGCCGTCGATCGGGCCCAACGGGGAGGTCTACGTCGTCTGGTCGAACTTCGGGAACACGGTCTGGTTCCAGCGCTCCCTCGACGGCGGGACGACTTGGCTCCCCGCCGACAAGGTGATCCGCAACGACGTGAACCCGCCGCCGTCCCCGCTCAACGGCGGCTTCCGCAACCCCCCGATCGCCTCGAGCGCGTGCGACGCCACGACGGGGCCGTGGTCGGGGCGGATCTACGCGGTGTGGGGCGACGACCGGTTCGGCGACCCCGACGTGCTGCTTTCGTGGTCGTCGGACCAGGGAAACACGTGGAGCGCGCCGATCCGCGTCAACGACGACGTGGTCGGCAACGGCGCCGACCAGTTCTTCCCGTGGGTGCACGTGGACGAGAACGGGACGGTCTTCGTGACCTTCCTCGACCGTCGTGAGGACCCGGCGAACTTCCTGATCTCGACGTGGCTTGCGACCTCGACGGACGGCGGGCAGACCTTCGGGCCGAACATCAGGATGTCCGACGGCAACTACGGTCCGACCGGGTTCGGCTTCCTCGGCGACTACATCGGCTCCTCCACGGGAGGCGGGAAGATCTTCCCGCTCTGGCCCGACGGCCGGAACGGCAACCCCGACGTCTTCTCCGTCGCGGTCGACACCGTCGATTTCGACAAGGACGGGATCCTCAACGACGGAAGCAACGACGGGCAATACGCGAACCTGCGCTGCTCGGCGGGGCAGACCGTCCTCTGCGACGACAACTGTCCCGGTTCACCCAACCCCACGCAGGTCGACGGCGACGGGGACCTCGTCGGCGACGCGTGCGACAACTGCCCGCTCGTGTCGAACACGAACCAGTTCGACTCCGACCAGGACGCCTTCGGCGACGTCTGCGACGCCTGTCCGGGAGTGATCGGCGGCGACGCGAGCGATCCCGATCTCGACGGAAAGGGGAACTGCGTCGACAACTGCCCGAACGTCCCGAACGGCGACCAGCTCAACACCGACGGCGACGCTCTCGGCGACCTCTGCGATCCGTGCCCGCTGACGGCGGCCAACGACCTCGACGGCGACACCGTCTGCGGGAACGTGGACAACTGCGCCGCGGTCTTCAACCCCGCGCAGGCCGACAGCGACCTCGACGGCCGCGGCGACCTTTGCGACGTCTGTCCATCCACCGCGGACGCGGCGCAGACCGACAGCGACGGCGACGGACGCGGCGACGCGTGCGATTGCCAACCTTCCGACCCCGGCGACCGGCGGCCCGCCGAGGTCGCGATCCTCAATGCGACGCGGGGAGGCGCGGGGGAGACCCAGCTCTCGTGGACCACCGCGGCCGCCGCCGACCGCTACCAGGTCACGCGCGGGATCCTCCGATCGTTCACGGGGGGCGACTACGGTCCCTGCCTGGCGCAGGGGATCGCCGGTACCGCGACGGAGGACGCGTCGGTCCCCGCCGCGGGGGAGGGATTCTTCTATCTCGTCGCCGGGCAGAACTTCGACTGCGGCACGGGGCCGCTCGGCACGACCTCCGAGGAGAGCGAGCGCTCGAACTCGAACCCGGGTTCGTGTTCCGGGGTCGCGGTCATCGACCGGTTCCCGACTTCGGAAACGGCCGTCGCCGGGACCGTGACCGGGACGTTCAACGACCTCGCGACCTCGAACAACGTGCGCGAGGCGATCCAGGAAACGGTTTCACAGGGTGGGAACCCGGGATCCCGGTTCACCTTCCTCGAGCACCGGTGGACGATCTCCGTCGCCGCCGGATCCGCGGTCGAGCTGCACGTCGAGGGGTCCCGGACGGCTGCGGGGGACGGCGACAACTTCCGCTTCGAGTGGTCCACCGACGGGACCAACTGGACGGATTCGGGGCTTCCCAGTCTCCCGACCTCCGAGAGCAGCGACGCCCAGGTGGCACTCCCGGCTTCCGTCGCCGGGGTGACGGTCGAGATCCGGGTCGTCGACACGGTCCGCTCCGCCGGATCCCTGAACCTCGACACGGTATCGGTCGACCAAATGTGGATCCGAACCGTTCCCTGACGCTTGACGTAGCGCAAAGGCCGGATTCTCCCGAGCCTCCTAGACTCCGCCACCGCCCCGGGTACCCCGGGTCGGCGTTCGGCGGGGCACACGGCCGTCTCGTCGCCGGGCCGGGCAGGAACCAGACACGACGGCCGGGGAACTGGAAATGCTCAAGAAGACCCTTTGGATCGCTCTGATCGCGCTCGTCGTGTTCGCCCCGACCCTCGCGGACGCCGGTGACTGGAAGCTCCGCGGCCGCGTCATCAACGTGGCGCCGACCGACGAGAGCGAGTCGGTGGACGACGCCGGCGGGACGATCGAAGCCGATTCCGCCACGACGGTCGAAGTCGACGTCACGTACATGTTCAGCGAGAAGTGGGGCCTCGAGGTGATCGCCGCGATGCCGTCGCACGACGTCATCGGGAAGGGCGGCGACGTCGACGGCTTCAACTACGGCACCGCCGACCTGATCCCCCCGTGCTTCACCGCCCAGTACTTCTTCGGCAAGGGGGCCTTCAAGCCGTACATCGGCGCCGGGCTCAACTACACCTTCTTCAGCTTCGACGAGTCCCAGGCGGTGAAGGACGCCGGGCTCGAGATCGACCTCGACGACAGCATCGGGTTCGTCGCCAACGCCGGAATCGACTGGAACCTCGGGAAGGGGAACTGGCTCCTGAACTTCGACGTCAAGTACGTCGACCTCTCCACCGACGCGACCCTCAAGGCCGGGGGTGTGGAAGTCGGCACGATCGACGTGGGGATCACTCCCTGGATCGTCGGCGTCGGCGTCGGCTACAAGTTCTGATTCGGACGGGTTCGAAGAACGCCCGCGGCGGGGCAACCTGCCGCGGGCGTTTTCTTATCCCCTGGACGCACCCCGCGAGGCCAGCTTGACGAGGTGCGCGGCGACCACGTTGCGCTGGATCTGGTTCGTCCCTTCGTAGATCTGCGTGATCTTCGCGTCGCGCATCATCTTCTCGACCGGATAGTCCTTCATGTAGCCGTACCCGCCGAAGACCTGGACGGCGTCGGTCGTGACCTTCATCGCGACGTCCGAGGCGAAGACCTTCGCGGCGGCGGAGAGGTGCGCGATCTCCTGCGCCTCGCCGCGGTCGATCCGATGGGCGACGTGGTAGACGAGCGAGCGCGCCGCCTCGATCTGGATCGACATGTCCGCGAGCATCCACTGCAGCCCCTGGAACTGCAGGATGGACTTCCCGAACTGCCGGCGGGTCTGGACGTAGGCGAGCGCCTCGTCGAGCGCGCCCTCCGCGATCCCCACCGCCTGCGCGGCGACGCCCGGGCGGGAGAGGTCGAAGGTCTTCATCGCGACGAAGAACCCCATCCCTTCCTTCCCGAGCTGATTCTCGGCGGGGACGCGGCAGTTCTCGAAGATCAGCTCTCGGGTGGCGCTCGCGTGGATCCCGAGCTTGTGCTCGGTGCGCCCGAACGAGAAGCCGGGGGTTCCCTTCTCGACGATGAACGCGGTGGCGCCGCGCACGCCCCGATCGGGGTTCGTCAGCGCGACGATGCTGTAGATCTCCGCCTCTCCGGCGTTGGTGATGAAGACCTTGGCGCCGTCGAGCACGAAGTGGCCGCCGTCGCGCCGCGCGGTGGTGCGGATCGACGAGGCGTCCGATCCCGCCTGGGGCTCGGTGAGCCCGAAGGCGGCGAGGCGTCTTCCCGAGGCGATGTCGGGGAGGAATCGGCGTTTCTGCTCCTCGTTCCCGAACACGACGATCGGAAGCGTCCCCAGCGCGGTCCCCGCGTACGCGAGGGCGATCCCGGCGCACGCGCGCGAGATCTCCTCGGTCACGAGGCACATGTCGACGATGCCGTGGCCCGACTCGACCAGGCCGTCGTATTCGGCGGGGATGAAGACGCGGAACAGGTCGGCCTGGGCGAGCTCGCGGACGATGTCCCAGGGGAAGACGTTCTCCTCGTCGTATCTCGCCCGGACCGGCTTGACCTTCTCCCGGGCGATCCGGCGCGCCAGCTCCTGCATGGCGCTCTGCTGCTCGTTCAAAAGGAAGTCCATGACGCCTCCGGAACTCGGCGCATCGTAGGGCGCGCCGAAGCCGACGGCCCGCGTCATTCGTTAAGCAGGACGCCCAGACGGCTCTCCACCGTCGCATCGTGGATCGCGCGGAAATCGACGATGTCGAGCGCCACGGGAACGACCTTCGCGAAGGCGCGACGATGCTCCGCCCAGGCGTCGAGCAGGGCCTGACCGGCGGGGGAGCCGGTGTGGAAGACGTGTTGGCGCAGCAGGCGCAAGAGCAGCGCCTCGTCCGCCGGGCCCGGGGTGTCGACGCGCACGAAGTCCGGGTTCACGCGGGAGGTGATCGAGCCTCCGGGGTCGAAGACGTAGGCCACCCCGCCGGTCATCCCCGCGCCGAAGTTCGTGCCCACGGTTCCGAGGACGACCACGGTCCCGCGGGTCATGTATTCGCAGCCGTGGTGGCCGATTCCCTCGACGACGGCGGTCGCGCCGCTGTTGCGCACGGCGAAGCGTTCTCCGGCGCGCCCCGCGACGAACAGCGTGCCCCCCGTCGCACCGTAGAGGGCGACGTTGCCGAGCACGGTCTGCGCGATTCCGGTCTCGCGCACCTCGCGCGGCATCCGCACCGAGATCAGCCCACCGCTCATCCCCTTGCCGACGTAGTCGTTCGCCACCCCGCGCAGCCGGAGCTCGACCCCCTCGACCAGGAACGCGCCGAAGCTCTGTCCCGCCGCCCCGCGGAGCCTGAGCTGCACGTTGCCGCGGAACCCGCCCCGTCCGTAGAGGAACGCGAGCTCTCCCGAAAGCCGTGCTCCGACCGAGCGGTCGGTGTTGCGGATCGCGCGATGCGCGACCGCCTGGCCGTGCGTCACGATCTCCCGGCGCACCTCGTCGATCACGTCGTCGTCGAGGGTGCGCGCGCGCTCGGACGGCGCGCCCGAGGGGCGCGGGCGCCCGAGCGGCAGGCCTCGTCCCGCTCCGGCGTCGAGGATCGCGGAGAGGTCGACTCCGCGCTCGGCGACGAGGGCGTCGTGCCGCGGGTCGAGGACGAGGCGGTCGTTGCGCCCGACCGCCTCGT
This portion of the Candidatus Polarisedimenticolaceae bacterium genome encodes:
- the modC gene encoding molybdenum ABC transporter ATP-binding protein, producing MIEVSLEVPLAAFELRVELSTPAKAIGVFGPSGAGKTSLVEAIAGLRRETRGRIAVEGNVWQDDAKRIFVPPETRGSGYVPQDVALFPHLDVKGNLLASTRATPDGLFDTVVGTLELAPLLARDVKDLSGGERRRVALGRALCSRPKLLLLDEPLAGLDASLHGRVVAFLRRVLETFPVPMLLVSHDPATVQALCETLIVIERGRVRAHGTPREVLASPSVFPLALAEGFRNLVPCRPVSRSGGQAVVRLGETGEGPEIHVLGEDLPEEPRLLGLRATDILLAIEAPRGLSARNVLPAVVVAIDAVGGARLCRCAVPGTSVEIAAELTPEACDELGLAPGKAVHLVAKSAACTVW
- a CDS encoding thrombospondin type 3 repeat-containing protein; translated protein: MCCVLFVSGCVSSLRPPSTRPPAAAVKEEKKKGPPPRRDDLGPGVKQRSPQPDALPGADARVNQDSSGQNQNETSVAVSPADPNRVVGAWNDYFIRTPGQNTVIGYGWTTDGGQTWQSDRINFSTIPSTTSTGDPVIVADSIGTFYMGILAYSGSGAGILVARSTDGGVTFAEPVRLDNGGDKEYLAVDYRNDHAYTVWENTGSLGNQGIYVSKTTDRGLSWSTRRQISTNNGGTNNGATPSIGPNGEVYVVWSNFGNTVWFQRSLDGGTTWLPADKVIRNDVNPPPSPLNGGFRNPPIASSACDATTGPWSGRIYAVWGDDRFGDPDVLLSWSSDQGNTWSAPIRVNDDVVGNGADQFFPWVHVDENGTVFVTFLDRREDPANFLISTWLATSTDGGQTFGPNIRMSDGNYGPTGFGFLGDYIGSSTGGGKIFPLWPDGRNGNPDVFSVAVDTVDFDKDGILNDGSNDGQYANLRCSAGQTVLCDDNCPGSPNPTQVDGDGDLVGDACDNCPLVSNTNQFDSDQDAFGDVCDACPGVIGGDASDPDLDGKGNCVDNCPNVPNGDQLNTDGDALGDLCDPCPLTAANDLDGDTVCGNVDNCAAVFNPAQADSDLDGRGDLCDVCPSTADAAQTDSDGDGRGDACDCQPSDPGDRRPAEVAILNATRGGAGETQLSWTTAAAADRYQVTRGILRSFTGGDYGPCLAQGIAGTATEDASVPAAGEGFFYLVAGQNFDCGTGPLGTTSEESERSNSNPGSCSGVAVIDRFPTSETAVAGTVTGTFNDLATSNNVREAIQETVSQGGNPGSRFTFLEHRWTISVAAGSAVELHVEGSRTAAGDGDNFRFEWSTDGTNWTDSGLPSLPTSESSDAQVALPASVAGVTVEIRVVDTVRSAGSLNLDTVSVDQMWIRTVP
- a CDS encoding acyl-CoA dehydrogenase family protein translates to MDFLLNEQQSAMQELARRIAREKVKPVRARYDEENVFPWDIVRELAQADLFRVFIPAEYDGLVESGHGIVDMCLVTEEISRACAGIALAYAGTALGTLPIVVFGNEEQKRRFLPDIASGRRLAAFGLTEPQAGSDASSIRTTARRDGGHFVLDGAKVFITNAGEAEIYSIVALTNPDRGVRGATAFIVEKGTPGFSFGRTEHKLGIHASATRELIFENCRVPAENQLGKEGMGFFVAMKTFDLSRPGVAAQAVGIAEGALDEALAYVQTRRQFGKSILQFQGLQWMLADMSIQIEAARSLVYHVAHRIDRGEAQEIAHLSAAAKVFASDVAMKVTTDAVQVFGGYGYMKDYPVEKMMRDAKITQIYEGTNQIQRNVVAAHLVKLASRGASRG
- a CDS encoding OmpW family outer membrane protein codes for the protein MLKKTLWIALIALVVFAPTLADAGDWKLRGRVINVAPTDESESVDDAGGTIEADSATTVEVDVTYMFSEKWGLEVIAAMPSHDVIGKGGDVDGFNYGTADLIPPCFTAQYFFGKGAFKPYIGAGLNYTFFSFDESQAVKDAGLEIDLDDSIGFVANAGIDWNLGKGNWLLNFDVKYVDLSTDATLKAGGVEVGTIDVGITPWIVGVGVGYKF